From a region of the Sesamum indicum cultivar Zhongzhi No. 13 linkage group LG3, S_indicum_v1.0, whole genome shotgun sequence genome:
- the LOC105158773 gene encoding auxin-induced protein PCNT115-like, with translation MTCNLVQFSNSQMAVNVPRIKLGSQGLEVSKQGLGCMGMSTSYGAPKPEPEMIELIHHAINSGVTFLDTSDVYGPHTNEILLGKALKGGMREKVQLATKFAAMHKDGKMEIRGDPAYVRAACEASLKRLDVDCIDLYYVHRIDTRVPIEVTMGELKKLVEEGKIKYIGLSEASVSTIRRAHAIHPITAVQNEWSLWSRDLEEELVPACRELGIGIVPYSPLGRGFLSSGPKLIQNLSEGDFRKIFPRFQAENLEHNKLVYERICEMAARKGCTSSQLALAWVHHQGDDVSPIPGTTKIQNFNENVGALSVKLTPEEMTELSGLADLVKGERHAYMASTWKYVDTPPLSSWKAE, from the exons ATGACTTGCAATTTAGTTCAATTCAGTAATTCTCAAATGGCAGTGAACGTGCCGAGAATCAAGCTGGGCTCGCAGGGCCTTGAGGTGTCGAAACAAGGCTTGGGGTGCATGGGAATGTCAACGAGCTACGGCGCGCCCAAGCCTGAGCCCGAGATGATCGAACTTATCCACCACGCTATCAACTCCGGCGTCACATTTCTCGATACCTCCGACGTCTATGGTCCTCATACCAATGAGATTCTCCTCGGCAAG GCTCTGAAAGGGGGCATGAGAGAAAAAGTCCAACTGGCTACCAAGTTTGCGGCAATGCACAAGGATGGAAAGATGGAAATACGTGGTGACCCAGCATATGTGAGGGCTGCATGTGAGGCAAGCTTGAAGCGCCTTGACGTTGACTGCATTGATCTCTATTATGTTCATCGGATTGACACTCGTGTGCCAATTGAAGTCACG ATGGGagaattaaagaaattggttgaagaagggaaaataaaatatattgggCTCTCGGAGGCATCTGTTTCAACAATCAGAAGGGCTCATGCTATTCATCCCATAACTGCTGTTCAGAACGAATGGTCATTGTGGTCAAGAGATCTGGAAGAAGAACTAGTTCCTGCATGCAG GGAGCTTGGTATTGGGATTGTACCATACAGTCCACTTGGACGTGGTTTCCTCTCATCAGGTCCGAAGTTGATACAGAATTTGTCGGAGGGTGACTTTCGTAAG atttttcCGAGGTTCCAGGCGGAAAATCTTGAACATAATAAGTTGGTATACGAACGGATATGTGAAATGGCTGCAAGAAAAGGCTGCACCTCATCTCAACTAGCATTGGCTTGGGTTCATCACCAAGGAGATGATGTGAGTCCCATACCTGGTACCACCAAGATTCAGAACTTCAATGAAAATGTCGGAGCTCTATCTGTGAAGTTAACACCAGAAGAGATGACTGAACTCAGCGGTTTGGCTGATCTTGTAAAGGGAGAGAGGCATGCTTACATGGCAAGTACATGGAAATACGTGGACACGCCACCACTCTCCTCTTGGAAGGCTGAGTAG
- the LOC105158774 gene encoding uncharacterized protein LOC105158774: protein MGSINGTLPLILIVMVMALNFTQLAGLPLLSTSSVSGRVLAETNNVSDSSRHLDDTVRVDPLDGLKKYRGGYDITNKHYWSSTVFTGIHGYAIAVLWLLCGLGYGGFLLVTRSCKSRRELTKRSPCLKQDCYLQPLLFLVVFTILAIMATCVVLGGNAKFHSRAKTVIDIIIDTADEASNTIYNTTGAMKEMSSTLGEVNGSSGATSFLISTSRSLDAQAADIARQASKNRRLIDKGLKIVYIVTTVIISLTLVAVIALLVSGILKFQRARQVLIVLCWILTALCWFFFGIYFFLQNFAGDTCTALESFQQNPYNNSLSSILPCDELLSAKSVLDDVSVGIYDLVNEVNGNISRSYGNIVQICNPFSPPPMHEYQPWNCPATSIRIGDIPQVLRMLACPDTEGETCNGGILVPAGYYNSVEAYTTSIQKFLDVYPGMDSLVQCKTVEDAFSKILDEHCSPLKRYVRMVWAALVALSILMVALVIVWTVSGRHNENRHSLGSSVKPHSNTADMLESGLAKTSNDGSKPGLGL, encoded by the exons ATGGGATCGATAAATGGCACGTTGCCTCTAATTCTTATTGTCATGGTGATGGCCTTAAACTTCACACAGCTTGCAGGTCTACCGCTCTTGTCCACCAGCTCTGTATCAG GACGAGTTTTAGCTGAAACGAATAACGTTTCAGACTCAAGTAGACACTTGGATGATACGGTAAGAGTCGACCCTTTAGACGgtttgaagaaatatagaggAGGATATGACATAACCAACAAGCACTATTGGAGT TCGACTGTTTTTACGGGCATACATGGATATGCTATTGCAGTACTATGGTTGCTATGTGGTCTCGGATATGGAGGATTTCTCCTTGTAACAAGAAGTTGTAAGAGTCGGAGGGAGCTCACGAAGAGATCACCTTGTCTTAAGCAGGACTGTTATCTGCAGCCTCTTCTTTTCCTTGTTGTCTTTACGATCCTTGCTAT AATGGCGACTTGCGTGGTTCTTGGAGGGAATGCAAAGTTCCATTCGAGAGCAAAGACGGTGATTGACATTATTATTGACACAGCGGATGAGGCTTCCAACACGATATACAACACAACTGGAGCCATGAAAGAAATGAGCAGCACGTTGGGTGAAGTGAATGGAAGTTCTGGCGCTACCAGCTTCCTGATTTCAACGTCCCGGAGTCTCGATGCTCAGGCTGCTGATATAGCAAGACAAGCGTCCAAGAACCGGCGTTTGATTGATAAGGGCCTCAAAATAGT ATATATAGTAACGACAGTGATAATTTCACTGACATTAGTAGCTGTGATTGCTCTATTAG TCTCAGGGattctaaaatttcaaagggcTCGTCAAGT ACTAATTGTACTTTGCTGGATTCTCACTGCCCTCTGCTGGTTCTTCTTTGGGATCTATTTCTTCCTACAAAA CTTTGCCGGAGACACGTGCACAGCACTTGAAAGCTTCCAGCAAAATCCCTACAACAACAGCTTGAGTTCCATTCTCCCCTGTGACGAACTGCTTTCAGCAAAATCAGTCCTGGACGATGTCAGCGTAGGAATATACGACTTAGTAAATGAG GTGAACGGTAACATATCTAGATCATACGGAAACATTGTTCAGATATGCAATCCTTTCTCACCACCACCTATGCATGAATACCAACCATGGAACTGTCCAGCTACTTCAATCCGAATAGGAGACATCCCTCAG GTACTGAGAATGCTGGCTTGCCCCGACACTGAGGGTGAAACGTGCAACGGAGGAATCCTGGTCCCAGCCGGCTACTACAACTCGGTTGAAGCTTACACTACTTCAATACAAAAGTTTCTGGACGTTTATCCCGGTATGGACAGCCTAGTCCAGTGTAAAACCGTAGAAGATGCCTTCTCCAAAATCCTTGATGAACACTGCAGCCCCTTAAAGAGATACGTGCGGATGGTCTGGGCAGCGCTGGTAGCCCTGTCAATCTTAATGGTGGCCTTGGTTATCGTCTGGACGGTAAGTGGCCGCCACAACGAAAACCGTCATTCTTTAGGCAGTTCTGTGAAACCACACTCTAACACAGCAGATATGCTAGAATCTGGATTAGCAAAGACAAGCAACGATGGCTCAAAACCCGGTTTAGGCTTGTAA
- the LOC105159001 gene encoding probable peroxidase 61: protein MKGEGLNLMLVSLVVALGLSFYVGRMHAAVTLPPDAKPLKRQFYKKLNTCDNVEAYVTYQVKLWWEKDKSITAKLVKLLYADCMVNGCDGSILLDGPHTEKAAPQNSGLDGFILIDKIKTVLEERCPRTVSCADILNLAVRDAVHLAGAPSYPVLLGRRDGLESKAAWVDLPSPSISLEEGLAFFKSKGLDAQDYATLLGAHTLGKTHCAAIHDRLYNFEKTGKPDPSMSKSSLDKLRQQCPKSLKKGQKDPTVFLTDKKGDGYRFTNNYYSNVLSYDSVLKVDQDLLFNYNTTQLVLEYAGKFEQFRREFALSMSRMGSLKVLTGKQGEIRHNCRVTNKNNPKLK from the exons ATGAAGGGAGAAGGGCTTAATCTGATGTTGGTGTCTCTGGTGGTGGCGCTAGGGCTGAGCTTCTACGTGGGGCGGATGCACGCGGCGGTGACGTTGCCGCCCGATGCAAAGCCGTTGAAGCGACAGTTTTACAAGAAGCTCAACACTTGTGACAATGTGGAGGCTTATGTGACGTATCAAGTGAAGCTGTGGTGGGAGAAAGACAAGAGCATCACTGCCAAGCTAGTTAAGCTGCTCTATGCTGATTGCATGGTTaat GGTTGTGACGGATCAATTCTGCTAGATGGGCCTCACACAGAGAAAGCAGCTCCACAGAACTCAGGGTTGGACGGATTCATATTGATCGACAAGATCAAGACAGTGCTGGAAGAAAGGTGTCCTCGAACAGTCTCTTGTGCCGACATACTTAACCTTGCTGTCCGAGACGCTGTTCATCTA GCAGGAGCACCGTCATATCCTGTGTTACTGGGTAGAAGAGATGGACTAGAATCAAAAGCAGCATGGGTGGATCTTCCATCTCCCTCAATTTCCTTGGAAGAAGGCTTGGCATTCTTCAAATCCAAGGGTCTGGATGCACAAGATTATGCTACACTACTAG GAGCACATACCTTAGGCAAAACGCATTGCGCAGCCATTCATGATCGCCTCTACAATTTCGAGAAAACAGGGAAACCAGATCCCTCTATGAGCAAATCCTCGTTAGACAAACTAAGACAGCAATGCCCAAAATCATTGAAGAAGGGCCAGAAGGACCCGACAGTGTTCTTGACTGATAAGAAAGGAGATGGATACAGGTTCACCAACAACTACTACTCCAACGTGTTGTCATATGATTCAGTTCTCAAGGTGGACCAAGATCTGCTATTCAATTACAACACGACACAGCTGGTGCTGGAATATGCTGGGAAATTCGAGCAGTTTCGCAGGGAATTTGCTTTATCCATGAGCAGGATGGGAAGTCTCAAGGTTTTGACGGGGAAGCAGGGGGAGATCCGCCACAACTGTCGTGTCACAAACAAGAACAATCCTAAACTAAAGTAG
- the LOC105159002 gene encoding uncharacterized protein LOC105159002, whose amino-acid sequence MQENMYSHQPQPAIESDDVRRAPGGFPPYVLPGESPSSLAPPNFDGLFSPIQNMSALQRESDQTFDTYTYVSPGESPSSLAPPNFDSLLPPLQNMSALQRETDQTFDTYTYPSWAAAGTPSTRDGWGTRTMYPHQILGIPTISAQMYRQGNVEVQERNNLPNHEVAWNWFQENESMILEDMRTVWGEEHVETEWGRENVNRVGGLSEKLILKYLKTRDCCTVNNDGNLKICVVCQDDLCQENSTVGELDCGHEYHAACIRQWLQQKNICPLCKAIALHCL is encoded by the coding sequence ATGCAAGAGAACATGTACTCTCACCAACCCCAGCCCGCCATAGAGTCTGACGATGTTCGGAGGGCGCCCGGCGGCTTTCCACCTTATGTCTTGCCAGGAGAGTCTCCAAGTTCTCTTGCTCCGCCGAACTTCGACGGTCTTTTTTCTCCAATACAGAACATGAGTGCTCTTCAGAGAGAAAGTGATCAGACATTTGATACATATACTTATGTCTCGCCAGGAGAGTCTCCAAGTTCTCTTGCTCCGCCGAACTTCGACAGTCTTCTTCCTCCACTACAGAACATGAGTGCTCTTCAGAGAGAAACTGATCAGACATTTGATACATATACTTATCCGAGTTGGGCTGCAGCGGGCACGCCGTCGACGAGGGATGGATGGGGAACACGTACCATGTATCCGCATCAGATCTTGGGCATTCCCACTATTTCTGCACAGATGTATCGACAAGGTAACGTTGAAgttcaagaaagaaacaacTTGCCCAACCATGAGGTGGCCTGGAACTGGTTTCAAGAAAACGAGAGCATGATTCTTGAAGATATGAGAACTGTATGGGGAGAAGAGCATGTCGAAACTGAATGGGGAAGAGAGAATGTCAATAGAGTCGGAGGGTTGTCGGAGAAACTCATCTTGAAGTATCTGAAGACGAGAGATTGTTGTACGGTTAACAATGACGGGAACCTTAAAATCTGCGTCGTGTGTCAGGATGATCTGTGCCAAGAAAACAGTACGGTCGGAGAGCTGGATTGTGGGCATGAATATCATGCTGCCTGCATCAGACAGTGGCTGCAGCAGAAGAACATTTGCCCTCTCTGTAAAGCCATTGCATTGCATTGTTtgtag